Proteins encoded within one genomic window of Naumovozyma dairenensis CBS 421 chromosome 6, complete genome:
- the NDAI0F02070 gene encoding 5'-deoxynucleotidase (similar to Saccharomyces cerevisiae YBR242W and YGL101W; ancestral locus Anc_6.157) has protein sequence MTITQKENNNNTIWDPKDHIPDAVTDFLLSAFSTANKNSPLPFFTLVQQLKLQKRTGWLDFQIIPCESIADHMYRMSLMTMIIKDPLVNRDRCVKIALIHDIAESLVGDITPIDPFVNKVEKHRRELATIEHLCKELISPYNEKAGNEIMEYWLEYEEVRTLEGRYVKDIDKFEMLLQCFEFEKQYNGEKNLQEFFTAVDLIKTEEVKSWTDDLVKQRNQFFANVSKRS, from the coding sequence ATGACTATAActcaaaaagaaaacaacaacaacacaATATGGGATCCAAAGGATCATATCCCAGACGCAGTAACTGATTTCCTATTGTCTGCATTTTCTACTGCAAACAAGAATTCACCATTACCCTTCTTCACATTAGTTCAACAATTGAAACTACAAAAGAGAACAGGCTGGTTAGATTTCCAAATCATCCCATGTGAAAGCATAGCTGATCACATGTATAGAATGAGTTTAATGACTATGATCATTAAGGATCCCCTGGTGAATCGTGATAGATGTGTGAAAATCGCATTGATTCATGATATTGCTGAATCTTTAGTTGGTGATATTACTCCCATTGATCCGTTTGTTAATAAGGTAGAGAAACATAGAAGAGAATTGGCTACTATTGAACACCTTTGTAAGGAATTAATTAGTCCGTATAACGAGAAGGCTGGTAATGAGATTATGGAATATTGGTTGGAGTATGAAGAAGTTAGAACTTTGGAAGGAAGATACGTTAAAGATATCGATAAGTTTGAAATGTTATTACAATGCTTTGAATTTGAGAAACAATATAATGGTGAGAAAAACTTGcaagaatttttcactgCTGTAGATCTCATTAAAACAGAAGAGGTTAAGAGTTGGACTGATGATTTGGTtaaacaaagaaatcaGTTTTTCGCAAATGTGTCAAAAAGATCCTGA
- the RRT2 gene encoding diphthamide synthase (similar to Saccharomyces cerevisiae YBR246W; ancestral locus Anc_6.162) codes for MEESKVLACTKLKYPPCCLQIFKNNGKKKRIILGTYELNKETGYRVGTLDLLDEDLQLITSQDTYGAVLDLKLNPFDNSLLASGHSTGNIMLWKVSSETDELVLLSNLQIFETDKLVTSLHWSPLVKNFMMITNTAGEMATIDIETQMISSFNSGLSSTSTHVDTLTWKEYEVQGKQENAIACFPDTFTGKHGLECWTAEFGVLSPFENVVFTGGDDATIMAHDLRSKGSIWSNNRIHEAGVVGIKCSTPTFRSNRPMSLITGSYDDYIRSFDLRMLGDNIYPGDNIPVAQLSSRNLGGGVWRFSNCPTNGDGEDMDKLLVCCMYDGAKIVSIDESNNGTEDYFLVSNYLKTGHESMCYGGDWDSDFIATCSFYDKSVQKWNP; via the coding sequence ATGGAAGAATCGAAAGTGCTTGCTTGCACCAAATTAAAATATCCGCCATGTTGCttacaaatatttaaaaataatggtaaaAAGAAACGAATCATCCTAGGTACatatgaattaaataaagaaactgGATATCGAGTTGGTACATTGGATTTACTTGATGAAGATCTTCAACTTATTACATCTCAAGATACTTATGGTGCGGTTttagatttgaaattgaatccGTTCGACAATTCACTTCTTGCTTCGGGACATTCTACTGGGAATATCATGCTATGGAAGGTGTCTTCAGAAACAGATGAATTGGTTTTACTAAGCAATTtacaaatatttgaaaCCGATAAATTGGTTACATCTTTACATTGGTCACCATTAGTGAAGAATTTCATGATGATAACGAATACAGCGGGAGAGATGGCGACCATTGATATCGAAACGCAgatgatttcttcttttaattcCGGACTAAGCAGCACATCTACCCATGTTGATACATTGACATGGAAAGAATATGAGGTTCAAGGTAAGCAGGAAAATGCAATTGCCTGTTTCCCAGACACATTTACGGGAAAACATGGATTAGAATGTTGGACTGCAGAATTTGGAGTATTGAGTccatttgaaaatgttgtATTTACAGGAGGTGATGATGCCACAATAATGGCGCATGATTTACGTTCTAAGGGTTCCATTTGGAGTAATAATAGGATACATGAGGCAGGGGTAGTTGGGATCAAATGTAGTACCCCCACTTTCCGTTCCAATAGGCCAATGTCTTTGATCACAGGCTCATATGACGATTATATCAGATCTTTCGATCTTCGAATGCTTGGAGATAATATATATCCAGGAGACAATATACCGGTAGCGCAATTAAGTAGCCGAAACTTGGGAGGAGGGGTATGGAGATTTAGTAACTGTCCAACGAATGGCGATGGAGAAGATATGGATAAGTTGTTAGTCTGTTGCATGTATGATGGTGCAAAGATAGTTTCTATAGACGAGAGTAATAATGGAACAGAAGATTATTTCTTAGTTTCAAATTACTTAAAGACAGGGCATGAGTCGATGTGTTATGGTGGTGATTGGGATTCAGACTTCATAGCTACTTGTTCATTTTACGACAAGTCTGTCCAGAAGTGGAATCCGTGA
- the ISW1 gene encoding chromatin-remodeling ATPase ISW1 (similar to Saccharomyces cerevisiae ISW1 (YBR245C); ancestral locus Anc_6.161): MEDETSYQDRLTPFKEEGDPIPKWGPKQYLLPNANGKHFDVEGTTKRFKHLLSLSGLFRHFIESKASKDPKFKKVLESLDDDAFKGKSSDGDRRRRKTEREEDAELLKEEEQAEEESDLENGTEGVEFQFRESPGFINGQLRTYQIQGLNWLISLHHYKLAGILADEMGLGKTLQTISFLGYLRYVEKIPGPFIVIAPKSTLNNWLREINKWTPEVDAFILQGDKDERNQLVKERLLPCKFDVVIASYEIVIKEKSSFRKFDWQYIIIDEAHRIKNEESLLSQVLREFTSSNRLLITGTPLQNNLHELWALLNFLLPDIFADSQDFDEWFSSETTEDDQDKIVKQLHTVLQPFLLRRLKNDVETSLLPKKELNLYVGMSSMQKKWYKQILEKDIDAVNGSNVNKESKTRLLNIVMQLRKCCNHPYLFDGAEPGPPYTTDEHLIYNSAKLKVLDKLLKKMKEEGSRVLIFSQMSRVLDILEDYCYFRGYKYCRIDGSTDHEDRIQAIDDYNAPDSEKFIFLLTTRAGGLGINLTSANIVVLYDSDWNPQADLQAMDRAHRIGQKKQVRVFRLVTNNSVEEKILERATQKLRLDQLVIQQNRTSLKKKKETKKESKDALLSMIQHGAADVFQSGTSVSTSTAVSSRNTPQPDPDAADDIDLDSILALSENKTQSLNAKYESLGLDDLQKFNQDSAYEWNGQDFKKKVQKNIIDPTWIHPAKRERKENYSVDGYYKDVLQTGGRSSTPSHTRMPKLHYFSSHQLQPVQLKVLYEKERLWNAKKARYIPTMDDFKSVFGNEDSLSETEDVKEQKLNMLRLSVENAQPLTEEEERLKAEWEVQGFTNWNKIEFRKFVNASGKYGRNSIQAIAMDLEQTKTVEEVREYAKAFWANLEMLEDYEKYLKIIETEEEKVNKLKYQQEALRRKLAQYQNPMFELEFLHPPKYFSKEQDVFLLLMLFKYGLDRSDVYDLMKDEIRDCPLFEIDFGFKSKTSTELARRTQVLLQCLEREFNQPIALTNEVKLRMEEEDERGKRMREEYEQENDTSNIEEDRSIKKATSDLNGVVGLIDEKVDAVDVQEDVETPTVT, encoded by the coding sequence ATGGAGGATGAAACATCATATCAAGATCGTCTGACTCCATTTAAAGAGGAAGGTGACCCTATTCCAAAGTGGGGACCCAAACAATATTTACTTCCCAATGCTAATGGTAAACATTTCGATGTCGAGGGAACCACTAAGAGATTTAaacatttattatcattaagtGGATTGTTCCGTCATTTTATTGAAAGTAAGGCTTCGAAAGATCCTAAGTTTAAAAAAGTCCTTGAATCCCTGGATGATGACGCTTTTAAAGGCAAGTCTAGCGATGGTGATAGAAGAAGACGTAAGAcagaaagagaagaagacgcagaattattgaaagaagaagaacaagcaGAGGAGGAATCAGACTTAGAAAATGGTACGGAAGGTGTAGAATTCCAATTTAGAGAATCTCCCGGGTTTATTAATGGGCAATTGAGAACTTATCAAATTCAAGGTTTAAATTGGTTAATCTCATTACATCATTATAAATTAGCTGGGATATTGGCAGATGAAATGGGGTTAGGTAAAACATTACAAACTATTTCATTCTTGGGATATTTAAGGTATGTAGAGAAAATCCCTGGTCCATTTATTGTCATTGCACCAAAGTCTACATTGAATAATTGGTTGAGAGAGATTAATAAATGGACTCCTGAGGTCGATGCCTTTATTTTACAAGgtgataaagatgaaagaaATCAGTTGGTAAAAGAAAGATTACTACCTTGTAAGTTTGACGTTGTGATTGCGTCCTATGAAATtgttattaaagaaaagtcATCATTTAGGAAATTTGACTGGCAATACATTATTATCGATGAAGCTCATagaattaaaaatgaagaatcCTTATTATCTCAAGTGTTAAGAGAATTCACGTCTAGTAATAGATTACTGATAACAGGTACACCATTGcaaaataatttacatGAATTATGGGCTCTATTAAATTTCTTACTGCCGGATATTTTTGCAGATTCTCAAGATTTTGATGAGTGGTTCTCTTCAGAAACTACGGAAGATGACCAAGACAAAATTGTCAAACAATTACATACAGTGTTACAACCTTTCTTGTTACGTCGTTTGAAAAATGACGTGGAAACTTCATTATTGCCCAAGAAGGAATTGAATCTTTATGTTGGTATGTCTTCAATGCAGAAAAAATGGTATAAACAAATTCTAGAGAAAGATATTGATGCAGTTAATGGATCCAATGTCAATAAAGAATCTAAGACTagattattaaatatagtCATGCAATTAAGGAAATGTTGTAATCACCCTTACCTTTTCGACGGTGCAGAACCAGGTCCGCCATATACAACTGATGAACATCTGATTTACAATTCTGCTAAATTAAAGGTTTTAGATAAgttattaaagaagatgaaagaagaaggatcGAGAGTTTTAATATTTAGTCAGATGTCAAGAGTCTTAGACATCTTAGAagattattgttatttcaGAGGTTACAAGTACTGTAGAATTGATGGTTCGACTGATCACGAGGATAGGATACAAGCCATTGATGATTATAATGCACCAGAttctgaaaaattcattttcttgcTTACGACTCGTGCCGGTGGTCTTGGTATTAATCTAACTTCCGCTaatattgttgttctttATGATTCAGATTGGAATCCACAAGCAGACCTACAAGCTATGGATAGAGCTCATCGTATTGGCCAAAAAAAGCAAGTACGAGTATTCAGGTTAGTGACTAATAATTCTGTGGAAGAGAAAATTCTTGAGCGAGCAACACAAAAGTTAAGATTAGATCAACTTGTCATTCAACAAAATCGAACCtcattaaagaagaaaaaggaaactaAGAAGGAAAGCAAGGATGCTTTATTGTCGATGATTCAACATGGTGCTGCCGATGTTTTTCAATCTGGGACTTCTGTATCTACTTCAACTGCTGTAAGTTCTAGAAATACTCCTCAGCCAGATCCGGATGCTGCCGATGACATTGATTTAGATAGTATACTAGCGCTATCTGAAAACAAGACGCAATCATTGAATGCAAAATACGAATCTCTAGGTTTGgatgatttacaaaaattcaATCAAGACTCTGCATACGAATGGAATGGTCAAGATTTTAAGAAGAAAGTTCAAAAGAATATCATTGATCCAACATGGATTCATCCTGCTAagagagaaagaaaagaaaattattcagTAGATGGGTATTATAAAGATGTTTTGCAAACAGGTGGAAGGTCATCTACTCCCTCTCACACTAGAATGCCAAAGTTGCATTATTTTAGTTCTCATCAGTTACAACCTGTTCAATTAAAAGTTCTGTATGAAAAGGAGCGTCTTTGGAATGCCAAGAAGGCCCGATATATACCAACTATGGATGATTTCAAAAGCGTCTTTGGTAATGAAGATTCATTATCTGAGACCGAAGATGTGAAAGAgcaaaaattgaatatgttACGACTTTCGGTTGAAAATGCGCAACCCTTGACAGAGGAGGAAGAACGATTAAAGGCAGAATGGGAAGTGCAAGGGTTTACCAACtggaataaaattgaatttagaaaatttgtGAATGCTTCCGGCAAATATGGGAGAAATTCTATACAGGCAATTGCTATGGACCTtgaacaaacaaaaacagTTGAAGAAGTTCGTGAATATGCCAAAGCATTTTGGGCTAATTTGGAAATGCTTGAAGACTATGAGAAgtatttgaagataatagaAACTGAAGAGGAGaaagttaataaattgaaatatcaaCAAGAAGCTTTACGTCGAAAGTTAGCACAATACCAAAATCCAATGTTTGAGCTAGAATTTTTGCACCCGCCAAAATATTTCTCCAAAGAGCAAGATGTCTTCCTattgttgatgttgttCAAATATGGACTTGATAGGTCTGACGTATATGACTTGATGAAGGATGAAATTAGGGACTGTCCATTGTTTGAGATAGATTTTGGGTTTAAAAGTAAAACTAGTACAGAATTAGCAAGGAGAACTCAAGTTTTATTACAATGTTTGGAACGTGAATTCAATCAACCGATTGCACTAACTAACGAAGTGAAACTACGaatggaagaagaagacgaacGTGGTAAACGTATGAGAGAGGAAtatgaacaagaaaatgatacGTCAAATATCGAAGAAGACCGATCCATTAAGAAAGCAACGTCAGATTTAAACGGCGTTGTAGGATTGATAGACGAGAAAGTTGACGCTGTGGATGTACAAGAAGATGTGGAGACACCAACAGTCACATAA
- the LSG1 gene encoding ribosome biogenesis GTPase LSG1 (similar to Saccharomyces cerevisiae LSG1 (YGL099W); ancestral locus Anc_6.163) produces MPPKEATRKWKAPKGPKPIQRRNKNAIVLGRSIAHARQRENAVEFLPDGEMRFTTDKHEANWVKLRSVTQETALDEFLSTAELADKDFTADRHSNVKIIRMDSGVDSATSQGFSLSNEQRGILNAKQRSLAKDLIVPRRPYWDESMTKYQLERQEKEAFLEWRRKLAHLQESNEDLLLTPFERNIEVWKQLWRVVERSDLVVQIVDARDPLLFRSVDLERYVKELDERKQNLLLVNKADLLTRKQRIEWTKYFNSKGISFTFYSALRANQLLELQNELSDDYKPGQFQHQEEENDKDEDEDVDKEVLDKIKILTIDQLEELFLSKAPKEPLVEPLPGQDPILQIGLVGYPNVGKSSTINSLVGAKKVSVSATPGKTKHFQTIKLSDSVLLCDCPGLVFPNFAYNKGELVCNGVLPIDQLRDFIGPCTLVAERIPKFFIEAVYGIHIQTKSKEEGGNGEIPTAQELLVAYARARGYMTQGYGSADESRASRYILKDYVNGKLLYINPPPHLEDETPYTTEECQKFNEELYTFEKLPENRQEQLREAAKAKGIDVLDLSRDLNKLTFSQHTGGDEMKEAKGVTHGGKQAALYNAADDLDREFFQMNNIEGKLTTPFHKTQQQDGSKKHNKRNKKGKKKAAMMSDY; encoded by the coding sequence atgcCGCCAAAAGAAGCCACAAGAAAATGGAAGGCCCCTAAAGGTCCCAAACCAATCCAACGTAGAAACAAAAATGCCATCGTGTTAGGTAGATCCATTGCCCATGCTCGTCAAAGAGAAAATGCAGTGGAATTTTTACCAGATGGTGAAATGAGATTTACCACTGATAAACACGAGGCAAACTGGGTGAAATTAAGATCCGTCACGCAGGAAACCGCATTGGATGAATTCTTGAGTACTGCCGAGTTGGCTGATAAGGATTTCACTGCTGATAGGCATTCAAATGTGAAGATTATTCGTATGGATAGTGGTGTAGATTCTGCTACTTCTCAGGGGTTCTCTTTAAGTAACGAACAACGTGGGATCTTAAACGCCAAGCAAAGATCATTGGCTAAGGATTTGATTGTACCAAGAAGACCATATTGGGATGAATCTATGACTAAATATCAATTAGAAAGACAAGAAAAGGAAGCCTTTTTGGAATGGAGAAGAAAATTGGCACATTTACAAGAATCTAATGAAGATTTGCTTTTGACTCCgtttgaaagaaatattgaagTTTGGAAACAATTATGGAGAGTTGTAGAAAGATCAGATTTAGTTGTTCAAATTGTAGATGCAAGAGATCCTCTATTGTTTAGATCTGTTGATTTAGAAAGATATGTTAAGGAATTAGATgaaaggaaacaaaattTGTTACTAGTGAATAAGGCAGACTTATTAACAAGGAAACAACGTATTGAATGGACTAAATATTTTAACTCTAAGGGTATTTCATTTACCTTTTACTCTGCTTTGAGAGCAAATCAACTTTTAGAGTTACAAAATGAGTTAAGTGATGATTACAAACCAGGGCAATTCCAAcatcaagaagaagaaaacgataaggatgaagatgaggatGTTGATAAGGAAGTTCTTGATAAGATAAAAATTCTTACAATCGATCAGTTAGAAGAATTATTCCTATCGAAGGCGCCAAAGGAACCATTAGTGGAACCACTACCGGGTCAAGATCCTATCTTACAAATTGGCTTAGTCGGTTACCCAAATGTTGGTAAATCTTCCACAATTAATTCTCTAGTAGGTGCCAAGAAAGTTTCAGTGTCAGCTACTCCAGGTAAAACTAAACATTTCCAAACTATTAAACTATCAGACTCCGTTCTATTATGCGATTGTCCCGGTTTAGTTTTCCCAAATTTTGCATATAATAAAGGTGAATTGGTTTGTAATGGTGTTTTACCAATTGATCAATTACGTGATTTCATCGGGCCATGTACATTAGTTGCAGAAAGGATTcctaaatttttcattgaagCTGTATACGGTATTCATATCCAAACAAAatctaaagaagaaggtggGAATGGTGAAATTCCAACTGCTCAAGAACTATTAGTCGCGTATGCGAGAGCTCGTGGTTATATGACGCAAGGTTATGGTTCTGCTGATGAATCACGTGCAAGTCGTTATATATTAAAGGATTATGTGAATGGGAAACTACTATATATTAACCCACCACCACATTTGGAAGATGAAACTCCATACACTACAGAGGAATGtcaaaaattcaatgaagaGTTATATACTTTCGAAAAATTACCTGAAAATAGACAAGAACAATTACGTGAAGCGGCTAAAGCAAAAGGTATCGATGTGCTTGATTTATCTCGTGATCTAAATAAACTTACATTCTCTCAACATACTGGGGGTGATGAAATGAAAGAAGCTAAAGGTGTTACACATGGTGGTAAACAAGCTGCCTTATACAATGCTGCAGATGATCTTGATAGagaatttttccaaatgaataatattgaagGTAAATTGACTACACCATTCCATAAGACACAACAACAGGATGGTTCGAAAAAGcataataaaagaaataaaaaggGTAAAAAGAAAGCTGCAATGATGAGTGACTACTAG
- the ALG7 gene encoding UDP-N-acetylglucosamine--dolichyl-phosphate N-acetylglucosaminephosphotransferase (similar to Saccharomyces cerevisiae ALG7 (YBR243C); ancestral locus Anc_6.158), with protein sequence MFQKLLVLLAVILIYCSKQNSAVIAAIGFSILGYFVTNWLIPRVGPSFIKIGLFGKDLSKPGKPVLPETIGAVSATVYLFVMLSYIPFIFYKYMIVSTTGGGQRGPSVEDSSMSASIFPHNRLSEYLSSILCLESTILIGIADDLFDLRWRHKFFLPVIGSLPLLLIYYVDFGVTYVLIPGFIKKYFNLTATIVDLGGLYYVYMAAMGIFCPNSINILAGVNGLEVGQSIVISILELLNDILYLTWGSPDGIAAHRFSAVLIIPFLGVSLALWKWNRWPAKVFVGDTYCYFAGMVFAVVGILGHFSKTMLMLFIPQILNFIYSCPQLFNIVPCPRHRLPRFEAKDGLMYPSRANLVDNPPKLWFITILKALAFFHLIELEYDPKDKSKVISCSNMTLINLTLVWFGPMREDALCNRILQLQFMVGLAALFGRHAIGALLFDHDNLWT encoded by the coding sequence atgtttcaGAAGTTACTAGTACTTCTAGCGgtgatattaatatattgttCCAAACAAAATTCTGCCGTTATCGCTGCCATTGGGTTCTCCATCCTAGGATATTTCGTCACCAATTGGCTTATACCTAGAGTGGGTCCTTCATTTATTAAGATTGGGCTGTTCGGTAAAGATCTCAGTAAGCCAGGGAAACCAGTCCTTCCGGAAACAATTGGTGCCGTTTCTGCTACAGTATACTTATTTGTTATGTTATCCTATATACCCTTCATCTTCTACAAGTATATGATTGTATCAACTACTGGAGGTGGTCAAAGAGGACCATCTGTTGAAGATTCGTCAATGTCAGCAAGTATTTTTCCACATAACAGGTTGTCTGAATATTTGAGTAGTATACTATGTTTAGAGTCTACTATACTGATTGGGATTGCAGATGATTTATTCGATTTACGTTGGAGACATAAATTTTTCCTCCCTGTTATTGGGtcattaccattattgtTGATTTACTATGTTGATTTTGGTGTCACTTATGTGTTGATTCCCGGGTTCATTAAAAagtatttcaatttaactGCAACAATTGTTGATCTTGGCGGATTGTATTACGTGTATATGGCTGCTATGGGGATTTTCTGTCCTAATTCTATCAATATCCTTGCTGGAGTGAATGGATTAGAAGTCGGTCAAAGTATCGTGATTAGTATCCTTGAGCtattgaatgatattttgtATTTAACTTGGGGTTCTCCAGATGGAATAGCTGCCCATAGATTTTCTGCAGTTTTAATTATTCCCTTCCTAGGGGTTTCACTTGCTCTTTGGAAATGGAACCGTTGGCCTGCTAAAGTCTTCGTTGGTGACActtattgttattttgCAGGAATGGTGTTCGCGGTAGTAGGTATATTGGGACATTTTTCGAAGACAATGCTAATGCTGTTTATTCCACAAATCTTAAactttatttattcatgTCCgcaattatttaatatagtGCCATGTCCAAGACATAGGTTGCCACGGTTTGAAGCTAAAGATGGACTGATGTATCCCTCTCGTGCCAACCTTGTAGACAATCCTCCAAAATTATGGTTTATCACAATTTTGAAAGCATTGGccttttttcatttgattgAATTAGAATACGATCCAAAGGATAAAAGTAAAGTTATAAGCTGTTCAAATATGACTCTAATTAACTTAACTCTCGTATGGTTTGGACCAATGAGAGAAGATGCGCTTTGTAATagaattcttcaattacAATTCATGGTGGGATTAGCAGCGTTATTTGGTAGACATGCAATTGGTGCTTTACTTTTTGACCATGATAACCTGTGGACGTAG